From Antechinus flavipes isolate AdamAnt ecotype Samford, QLD, Australia chromosome 1, AdamAnt_v2, whole genome shotgun sequence:
AGTACACAGAAACTCCTGGCAGTAAAATGACTTGTTGTGTGTGTAAGGTAGCCAGGGCCTAGAACTTCACAGTCTCATCCGAGCAGGGGTCTTCATATGTCTCACACACATCCCCTTGTGCTGGCTTCCATAAAGATGGACTTGCTGTTTTGTAAACCGAAGTGCTCTAGTTTAGTATCACATGAGAGAagtttccatttaaaaaacatcCTTGCATGTTTGTGCAGTTTAAATTAAAGAAACCTGCCCCtgcttttatttaattaaaaaaagaaaacaaaaagaaaaaacaaaaaatgctacATCGCACAGGGATCAGGATCGGTACCTGTAAACATTGTTATTCCACTGCATCCATTACGGCAAAAGGAATTGACTAAAAGAAGCCACCCCATTCAGCTCAGAACTTCGGTGCTGGTTTTGAGATGGTGGCCCCTGTCTACaggctttaaaagaaaatacaaaacaaaacaaaacatgaaaggaaaaaaaaagagagagaaaagcagagcTTAAAGCTGCGCCACAGAGTTCATTCTTAGTCCCAAACTCTGCTGAACATCATAGTTCATTTCCACATTTAtggattgaaaaatgaaattactctTGATAAATCAAGATATAGTTCTATACATACAAAGACATCACTGATGTCATAGTGAAAAAGGTTCAAACTTCCAGTGAAAGACTAAGCAAACCTGATAGCTCCCATCAAGTTTACTGGTTCTGCAGACCCACGGTTTTTGGAGTTTGCCGTTGAAATCACTCTGAGTGAAGGGCAGTATGTTGATGGAGAGTGTGGGAGTTGATGAAACCATTTGTCTCGTTTGCAGAGAGACTGCTGAAGTCAGCCACTGAGACGGCCATTTTGGCACTGGTAATATGATGCGTGTGATTTTCAAAGTCCACACCCAGGTTATTTACAGAAACATCATTTATAAAAGACTCAGGGACAGCAATGcccatttttaatctctttgctggtctttctgactcttcaCCGCAGATGTTCATAGGGTTTAGCTCTGAGTGATAAAATCCAGTCTcgaataaattaaaacaatcacTTTCACCATTGCTAGGCAGGCTAAGTAACTCTTCTGTTACAACAGGCACATGATTTACTTGTCCCCGGGGCAAATTGCCCAGTGGAGGAAAGCTGTCATCGAGGCAATTCACGTCTGTAGAGTTGCAGACTGTAGCGACACTGTTGGTCaatgctgagagagagagagaaaagcagagcTTAAAGCTGCGCCACAGAGTTCATTCTTAGTCCCAAACTCTGCTGAACATCATAGTTCATTTCCACATTTAtggattgaaaaatgaaattactctTGATAAATCAAGATATAGTTCTATACATACAAAGACATCACTGATGTCATAGTGAAAAAGGTTCAAACTTCCAGTGAAAGACTAAGCAAACCTGATAGCTCCCATCAAGTTTACTGGTTCTGCAGACCCACGGTTTTTGGAGTTTGCCGTTGAAATCACTCTGAGTGAAGGGCAGTATGTTGATGGAGAGTGTGGGAGTTGATGAAACCATTTGTCTCGTTTGCAGAGAGACTGCTGAAGTCAGCCACTGAGACGGCCATTTTGGCACTGGTAATATGATGCGTGTGATTTTCAAAGTCCACACCCAGGTTATTTACAGAAACATCATTTATAAAAGACTCAGGGACAGCAATGcccatttttaatctctttgctggtctttctgactcttcaCCGCAGATGTTCATAGGGTTTAGCTCTGAGTGATAAAATCCAGTCTcgaataaattaaaacaatcacTTTCACCATTGCTAGGCAGGCTAAGTAACTCTTCTGTTACAACAGGCACATGATTTACTTGTCCCCGGGGCAAATTGCCCAGTGGAGGAAAGCTGTCATCGAGGCAATTCACGTCTGTAGAGTTGCAGACTGTAGCGACACTGTTGGTCaatgctgagagagagagagagaaagagagagagagagagagagagagagagagagagagagagagagagagagagagacagggagaagttATTCTAGTTCATCTTGAAGAATTATCACAACTTTTGTCTAactaaatgtgtatttaaaaagataaattcagaTGCTGACTTTACCTGTCAAGTCGCTGGCAGTGAAGGAGTTCAGGATGCTTAACTGCTGGTCAGGAAGAGGCTCGGTCCGGTTAGATGTTAAGGCTGAAGAATTTACTGCTCCCCCGAGAGCTTCTGTTTCATCTACCAAACGATCCATGTAGTCCCTGGAAATGTACAATCATATTTCACTACCTATCATGGATACACAGTAGAATTAAAACATGAAATTACCTATATTCACACAGATAAGGTATAGCTGTATCAGGAGAAGCATGAATTAAGAACTATGCATCTCAAATACTCACGTGACTCCCGGATGATGGTTATATCGTTTTTTCCCAAATCTTGTTTGTTGAGCAAAATAATCATAACGTTCTGATTTCTTCCACATGTAGTAGAAAGCTACACATTCAGCAACAGTTCTAGTTCTCAcctaaaaaaagaacatttgaaaaTCTCAATCTTTGGGAACCTTTTTTACTGTAACTAGAATTTTTCTCTGTCAGGATTGGAAATTTTTTAGTCCAACCCTCTACCTGGTAAAAGGAATGAATCCCTTCTACATCATTCCCAGTTCTCAGGCTTGGCTGGAATTCTTTACAGTCTCATGGAACCACCTAACAGTTGTAGCTCAAAGTTCTTCCTTTTGTAAAAGTGCAAACTGTAATTTCCATGTACTAGTCCAAGGTGTCTCTTCTGGGGCCACCCAGAGCAAAATCTACTCCTTTTCTTCCAGCAAAGCTTCTGGAATATTTGCGGTCCACTGTCATGTGACATTTAAGACTTAAGCACCCCAAACTAAAAATTCTTTCATTGTTCTGGTTGTCTTCTTCTAAGTATACTTTCATGGTCAACCAAAACACATTCCCTACTAGTAATTTTGGTTTTCTAAACCTATatgtaggattttatatttatatctattacaCTTCACCTTGCTGCAATATATTCCAGCCGGCTGAGATGTTTTAGTTTGCTTATCCAATGTAGTGTTTgactttgtgatggcaaagaattggaaactgataGGATGGATAACCATTAATTGGGTAACAATGTGATgaaacattattatattataggaaTTGATGAAGGAGATAGTTTCAAGCAGATCTGGGAAGACTATAGAGTGCtacagagtgaaatgaacaaaaccaggaaataTACATCATAACAGCAATTTTGAAAAGATATCATCAACTGACAAGACTTAAGAACTCTCAATACAATAGTCTATCACAactccaaaggattcatgatataaaatactatattccTCCAGAGGACTGAACTACATGCAGACTGAaccctatttttttccctttctttttctgctttttcccccttagaacataaccaatgtggaaatgtttaatgtGACTTAACatgtatcatatttcttgccttctcaatgaagaggaagggagaaaatttggaaatgaaattatGATATGGCTCAGGATCATTTAATTatatctttcagaaaaaaaaaagctgaatgcTGAAGATCATTTGAGACTTGTATATAGCCGAAAGTCCTTGTCTGACTAAGAATATAAGAACTAAAAATAAGATATCCTTCTTGGAAGTAGAGAACAAGTTCTGAATATTAAAGTGTATTTTACTATAAATGTATCCatgaaaataatatgtgaaaACAATATTCATGCTGTTGGTGATTTTAAGGGTAAATAAGCTTTGACACCTACAAGTAAGTTCTCCTGGGGATGTTTAAAGAAAAACCAGAATGTAAATGATAAAGAAACAATAATCAgctgttcccccctccccccctcattCTTGGCAGTGTCTTGATAAATGAGTTGCTTACATAGATTTTATATTACTAAACTCCCTCTCTGGTCCAATTTGCATAATATTTACCTTATTCTTCTGTATAAGATGAAAATCTTTCCCATAAATCAGAAGGGCATGTTCAAAATTTCTGCATTCTTCTTCTGTCCATGCTGTCATCTCTTCTAGAAAatcattaaaacagaaaaaaatgatttataacaACCTATTTTATATGAATTACTGAACCTCAGAATGTTTTTCCTATGAAGTGATAAAATCCAAGTTCCCAAAacagaattcttatttttttttagcatgtttTAATTTAAGATCTTTATAGCTGATAAAGTCTGAAATATGTTAATGTTAAATTCTGGGCATACACTTTTGCCATTATTTCCTTATGTAATGCTaacaaattaaaagagaattatctcaaaaaaccaaattacttaaatttgcttttatttattttggtaactCTCAAATATGGACTTCaaccaacaaacaaacatttctacaattcaagtaagagagagagtgtgagtggtagtggtggtggtggtggtggtggttgtgtgtgtgtgtgtgtgtcctactAGTCTGATACAATTGGTAACATTCTGATTAGGGACGTCGTCTTTATTTATACTGAATAAAATACAATCATCAACAATTTGTAGAAATTTATTGACACCTACCATAAGTGAGCACCACGATAAAGCTTAAGTTTACCATGGTTCTTGATCCCAAAGGACTTGAAACGTAAGTAGTTACCAGAGCTCAAGAGAGGTTAGAACATCACCCAAACAAGGTAGCCATCAattttacaatataatataaatttttacaaTGTAATTAAAACCTGCTAAATGCTACATTGATGTCCTCACAGATTTGTAATCttatcagtcaatcaattaaacatttattaagcaccttctaaatgccaggcactgtgttatgaacaaaaaacaaaaaatataaacagaacaaaaagaaatgaagcctGAAGAATGGTTGCTCCCATGAACttcataattatataaaaacacacagcacacatatatatgtatatgtatgcatactcACATATGTCAAGAAAGACAGACACTTGGCACATTAAAAACACAgggaaaaaaccataaaaatacTGACAAAAGTAAGTTCTActtttcaatgactatttatgatggcaaattaaaaaatgagagtGAGGGTACAAGGACAACAGTTTCAGACTAACAGGGGCTGTTTTTTGGAGTAATGCCATGTATATaaaaagctcttaataaatgcttcttgaattaaattctctttttctgtctcactTTCTTATCTATTGCCTAACATTTTAGTTAGTATTGTCACAGGGGCAACATGATTTGATTCATACTCACACTAAGTGCTTACTTAAAATGCACTGTTCTGTGGAagtcagaaaatttaaataagacatagttcctgtctaaaatgaaaaaaatcaagttgCAGAGGCACTGCTCTAGCTCCCTTGAGCATCACTTTCACTCTTGGGACCAGTCTATGAAACCCATACATGCTGTTCTACCTGGGCTCAAAAGGTAGGCAATAATAAATCCAGCAATTAATGgctgattcttttttattaaaaaaattttttttgaagctcTTACAAAGACAGCTTGTTACAGACAATCTCTAATAGCTGGTTCTGGCATACTATTTTTGGTTTTCATAGTTTCCCCAACATGTAATATATTGCTTAGTGTTATTATGACATTGCACATTTCCAATGGCACATAAGGCATATAcattccatttgtaaaatggaagtaatttaAAACATGCAATTTAAAGCCACTTTCCAAGTacatacaaaacaaaactaagcAAGAATGGTCATTTTATCAGTGCCATGAAATACTTTTTGAAAAACTGTCATTTCTGACATCTTCTTTATGTTACAACTGATTCTTCAATAAAGTTGTAGTAATAGgaaccaaaaaaatttattttggaaacttctaatgtaaataaaattggagaataattttttttaaagtaatgctATGAGGATTAATGACTAAAAAATTCTGGAGGAATTATTATTTAGCTAGATTATGAATAAACAAAGAATCCTTAAGAAAAGGCTTCCACTCCTCCCACCACCTTCTTTTCCAGAGCTTCTTACCTTGAGATGCTTTTCCATTGCTGCAGTATCTTTCAATTGCTTCCTTTATGTTGTGATTACATTTGAGAAGTTCATATAGTGCCTAagtcagagggggaaaaaaaatcatctgaaatTTATACTTAATTCTGCAACTAAGAAAATGAGTTAACTAACTCTTTAAACCAACTTTTAAGAAAACTAGGCTGAAGAAAATGAGCTTGAACTTTGTAGCTCTTTATCATAGTTGTTCATCATATTCTGCCCTGGATTttcatctctatttctgttttacagCTTGAGAAGGCAAGGGGAGCCAACTGGGATCTTCTTCATCCAAGTGTAGGAAGCTAGTGTTGGTTGATGATCCTAAGCTACTTTTGCCCCCTTCCACTGTCATTCTGAGGAAAGCAACCCTGCTGCTCTTCTCTGTGGCTCTGAAGCTATAAGGGCTCCTTCAGAGCTACCTTTCTGAGGGATGAAAGTTAGGTGGGAGCTGTACGATGCCAGAGTGTCTGCAGAGGAAGGGGAAAGTGATAACTGCACTCCTGGCTCCCTCCTCTTTATCACTACTATTACCCAACCCTAGGAGGAAATAATAAGCAGGAGTGAAAAGCAGATTAGCTCATAAAATCATCACTGGCCGAGGTCTCAGGCAACATCACTATGATGTGAATTTCGTATTTATTGAtggtaatttatatatatatatatgtgaatctGTCTAATGTCATCGTTTTATGTTCCTTCTAACTGACAACACAGAAATTTTAACAAGTGGTAGGTATGACTGCAAAGGTGGTTTAAAAGGAAGAGACCCTCTGCACTGTATAGTGTTTAGTATGCTATGGGAGCTCAATAGTTACTCAAAGCTATTGTATGTTGAGTTTGTAGACAGCATTTTCTCCaaacatatgagaaaattgatatAAATGCTCAAAAAGTCTAATTAAGAACAAATAATTCCTATCATACAATTTATTATAAAACCTATGAGATAAATACTTTATTACTAACCCCAAGAAAACTAAGGGCATACTAACTACTCAAAAATAAACTTCTTTAAAGAAGTTTCTTTAGAGAGGATTAATTTCAACCAGAAAATGACTTAATACATACCTGTTCATTATCCCTTGTG
This genomic window contains:
- the MIER3 gene encoding mesoderm induction early response protein 3 isoform X2 — encoded protein: MAEASFGSSSPVGSLSSEDHDFDPTAEMLVHDYDDERTLEEEEMMDEGKNFSSEIEDLEKEGNMPLEDLLAFYGYESTIPGIAGSSANSSPSELADELPDMTLDKEEIAKDLLSGDDEETQSSADDLTPSVTSHEATDFFPRPLRSNTTYDGDKESEGEDVEADAGNSSEDLRKEIMVGLQYQAEIPPYLGKYSCNEKVYENEDQLLWTPDVVIESKVKEYLVETSLRTGNEKTVTRTSEGTHTRDNEQALYELLKCNHNIKEAIERYCSNGKASQEEMTAWTEEECRNFEHALLIYGKDFHLIQKNKVRTRTVAECVAFYYMWKKSERYDYFAQQTRFGKKRYNHHPGVTDYMDRLVDETEALGGAVNSSALTSNRTEPLPDQQLSILNSFTASDLTALTNSVATVCNSTDVNCLDDSFPPLGNLPRGQVNHVPVVTEELLSLPSNGESDCFNLFETGFYHSELNPMNICGEESERPAKRLKMGIAVPESFINDVSVNNLGVDFENHTHHITSAKMAVSVADFSSLSANETNGFINSHTLHQHTALHSE
- the MIER3 gene encoding mesoderm induction early response protein 3 isoform X3 — its product is MLVHDYDDERTLEEEEMMDEGKNFSSEIEDLEKEGNMPLEDLLAFYGYESTIPGIAGSSANSSPSELADELPDMTLDKEEIAKDLLSGDDEETQSSADDLTPSVTSHEATDFFPRPLRSNTTYDGDKESEGEDVEADAGNSSEDLRKEIMVGLQYQAEIPPYLGKYSCNEKVYENEDQLLWTPDVVIESKVKEYLVETSLRTGNEKTVTRTSEGTHTRDNEQALYELLKCNHNIKEAIERYCSNGKASQEEMTAWTEEECRNFEHALLIYGKDFHLIQKNKVRTRTVAECVAFYYMWKKSERYDYFAQQTRFGKKRYNHHPGVTDYMDRLVDETEALGGAVNSSALTSNRTEPLPDQQLSILNSFTASDLTALTNSVATVCNSTDVNCLDDSFPPLGNLPRGQVNHVPVVTEELLSLPSNGESDCFNLFETGFYHSELNPMNICGEESERPAKRLKMGIAVPESFINDVSVNNLGVDFENHTHHITSAKMAVSVADFSSLSANETNGFINSHTLHQHTALHSE